A single region of the Desulfobacterales bacterium genome encodes:
- a CDS encoding response regulator yields the protein MAHSILVVDDAPNIILSLDFLMRQAGYKVRTATNGEETLLAVRENRPDLILLDVMMPKLDGYEVCQAIRADPALADIRIIMLTAKGRAIEQEKGLALGADAYITKPFSTQEVLDTVKALLKGE from the coding sequence GTGGCACACAGTATTCTGGTGGTGGACGACGCTCCGAACATCATCCTGTCCCTGGACTTTCTCATGCGCCAGGCAGGATACAAGGTGCGCACCGCTACCAACGGTGAGGAGACGCTTCTGGCGGTAAGAGAAAACCGGCCCGACCTGATCCTGCTCGATGTAATGATGCCCAAGCTGGACGGGTATGAGGTATGCCAGGCCATCCGCGCCGACCCGGCCCTGGCGGACATACGGATAATCATGCTCACCGCCAAGGGCCGGGCGATTGAGCAGGAAAAAGGACTCGCCCTGGGCGCCGACGCCTACATCACCAAGCCCTTCAGCACCCAGGAGGTGCTGGATACGGTCAAGGCGCTCCTCAAGGGGGAATAG